CCTGCACCGCCTTGCGCACCGTGGCCAACAGCGCCTCAGCCGTGGGGTCGGCGAAAATGAAACCATTGGCGCCGGAGCCGGGATAGGGGGTGATGGTGTCCCGCAGGCCGCCCACTGCGGTGGCCACGGGCGGAGTGCCGTAGCTCAGGCTGTACATCTGCGTCAGTCCGCACGGCTCGTAACGTGACGGCATGAGAAAAATATCCGCCCCGGCCTGAATGAGATGCGACATCTCCTCCGTATAGCCGATGATCCCCACGATCCTGCCCGGATAGTCCTCCATGATGCTCATGAGCATGGCCTCGAACTCGGCGCGTCCCTCGCCCAGAACCACCAGACCCACATCGAGCTTCATGAGTTCGGGGATGATCTCGAGCACGATGTCGATGCCCTTCTGGCCACGCAGGCGCCCGATGAAGCCCAAAAGCGGGCGCTCAGCCAAACCTGGCGACAACCCGAGCATGCCCATGAGGTGCTTCTTGCAATCCTCCTTGCCTTCGGGCTTGTCCGCCGAATAGGTGCACTCCAGAACCTGGTCGTTTTCCGGACTCCAGATGGAATAGTCCGCGCCGTTCAAAATCCCGATCAGGTCGGCCGCACGGCGGGTCAAGATGCCCTCCAGTCCGCACCCGAACTCCGGGGTCATGATCTCGGCGGCATAGCTGGGGCTGACCGTGGTGATCTTGTCGGCATAGGCGATGCCGGCCTTGAGCAGGTTGAAGCTGTTGTAGAACTCCACGCCCTCCATG
This DNA window, taken from Desulfomicrobium sp. ZS1, encodes the following:
- the glgA gene encoding glycogen synthase GlgA, whose translation is MITPPHDIVFLTSEIYPFSKSGGLADVMGILPLTLSRMGVRVAVITPFYGRLSTGHYPVHLVQENCPVGYPWADTTADIYLADYHGLPVYFIERGEYFDRRQYYCTHKGDYFDNCERFIFFCRAALAAIRHLDMGARIVHAQDWHAGLAMAYLAFWRRIDPFWAGVRTVMSIHNLAYQGRFSYRLFEQSGLPLDAWNMEGVEFYNSFNLLKAGIAYADKITTVSPSYAAEIMTPEFGCGLEGILTRRAADLIGILNGADYSIWSPENDQVLECTYSADKPEGKEDCKKHLMGMLGLSPGLAERPLLGFIGRLRGQKGIDIVLEIIPELMKLDVGLVVLGEGRAEFEAMLMSIMEDYPGRIVGIIGYTEEMSHLIQAGADIFLMPSRYEPCGLTQMYSLSYGTPPVATAVGGLRDTITPYPGSGANGFIFADPTAEALLATVRKAVQVWEDRNAWREVQVSAMQTRFSWENSARKYMDVYTSLHGDLLDTWRIL